One stretch of Molothrus aeneus isolate 106 chromosome 2, BPBGC_Maene_1.0, whole genome shotgun sequence DNA includes these proteins:
- the SMPX gene encoding small muscular protein gives MSKQPASHVKAIQANINIPMGAFRPGAGHPHIKKEVTPEEVEENAPASTEEEKEKKLLPGAKKLPGPAVNLSEIQNIKSELKYVPKVEQ, from the exons ATGTCAAAACAACCAGCATCACATGTCAAAGCCATTCAG GCTAATATTAACATCCCAATGGGAGCATTTCGACCTGGTGCAGGCCACCCTcatataaaaaaagaagttacaCCTGAAGAAGTGGAGGAG AATGCTCCTGCTTCaacagaggaggagaaagagaagaaactgCTCCCAGGAGCTAAGAAACTTCCAGGTCCTGCTGTCAACTTGTCAGAGATTCAGAACATAAAGAGTGAGCTGAAATATGTCCCCAAAGTTGAACAGTAG